A stretch of the Brassica rapa cultivar Chiifu-401-42 unplaced genomic scaffold, CAAS_Brap_v3.01 Scaffold0834, whole genome shotgun sequence genome encodes the following:
- the LOC117131094 gene encoding uncharacterized protein LOC117131094: protein MEHWFDSNQVHEEDKTAIAEDTLTEDAFRKWEQDAYWRLAYDEPEATWQEMKELLYEEYVKGAGDELLNQIRVYTNLEPRRLILAKRPNRKAKLKNAHDLKLHQESTLIIKGATEHTTAARASAVQGVPTPQAKTRELSTKPLPKFHEKKKPS from the exons ATGGAACATTGGTTTGATTCTAACCAAGTCCATGAAGAGGATAAGACAGCCATTGCCGAAGACACTCTCACTGAAGATGCCTTTAGAAAGTGGGAACAAGATGCTTACTGGCGACTTGCCTATGATGAACCAGAAGCTACTTGGCAAGAAATGAAAGAACTCTTGTATGAAGAATATGTGAAAGGAGCTGGAGATGAGCTGTTGAATCAGATACGGGTCTATACTAATCTTGAACCAAGGCGGCTGATATTGGCAAAAAGGCCAAATCGAAAGGCTAAGCTCAAAAATGCTCACGACCTAAAGCTACACCAGGAgtctacactcatcatcaagggAGCAACCGAGCATACAACAGCAGCAAGGGCCAGTGCCGTGCAAGGAGTTCCAACTCCACAAGCCAAAACTCGAGAGCTAAGTACAAAGCCATTGCCTAAGTTCCATGAGAAGAAGAAACCAA GCTGA